One Malus sylvestris chromosome 14, drMalSylv7.2, whole genome shotgun sequence DNA segment encodes these proteins:
- the LOC126599539 gene encoding uncharacterized protein LOC126599539 isoform X1 — protein sequence MAVEEDSVEQVLAARQERLRALKAAQELLNTPDEDSAQAHDNTNENNAISDEANANMKFRNYVPHDKQLQGGKLVPPVLPKFEDPVAAVPPLSEKKEDPFVNIAPKKPNWELRRDVQKRLDKLEKRTQKAMLKLMAGEQEKQKQLDRDGGNGGED from the exons ATGGCCGTTGAAGAGGACTCCGTTGAACAAGTACTTGCAGCGCGTCAAGAGAGGCTAAGAGCTCTTAAAGCTGCTCAGGAACTGTTAAACACTCCAGATGAGGATTCCGCTCAAGCTCACGATAACACTAATGAAAACAATGCAATTAGTGACGAAGC TAATGCCAACATGAAATTCCGAAATTATGTTCCTCATGATAAGCAGCTTCAGGGGGGAAAGCTTGTTCCACCGGTGCTGCCAAAGTTTGAAGACCCTGTTGCAGCAGTACCTCCTCTATCAGAGAAGAAAGAG GACCCATTTGTGAATATTGCTCCTAAAAAACCAAACTGGGAACTTCGCAGGGATGTGCAGAAGAGGCTTGATAAGCTTGAAAAGCGAACACAAAAGGCAATGCTTAAACTTATGG caGGGGAACAAGAGAAGCAAAAGCAATTGGATAGAGATGGCGGAAATGGTGGAGAAGACTAG
- the LOC126599539 gene encoding uncharacterized protein LOC126599539 isoform X2 has translation MAVEEDSVEQVLAARQERLRALKAAQELLNTPDEDSAQAHDNTNENNAISDEANANMKFRNYVPHDKQLQGGKLVPPVLPKFEDPVAAVPPLSEKKEDPFVNIAPKKPNWELRRDVQKRLDKLEKRTQKAMLKLMGEQEKQKQLDRDGGNGGED, from the exons ATGGCCGTTGAAGAGGACTCCGTTGAACAAGTACTTGCAGCGCGTCAAGAGAGGCTAAGAGCTCTTAAAGCTGCTCAGGAACTGTTAAACACTCCAGATGAGGATTCCGCTCAAGCTCACGATAACACTAATGAAAACAATGCAATTAGTGACGAAGC TAATGCCAACATGAAATTCCGAAATTATGTTCCTCATGATAAGCAGCTTCAGGGGGGAAAGCTTGTTCCACCGGTGCTGCCAAAGTTTGAAGACCCTGTTGCAGCAGTACCTCCTCTATCAGAGAAGAAAGAG GACCCATTTGTGAATATTGCTCCTAAAAAACCAAACTGGGAACTTCGCAGGGATGTGCAGAAGAGGCTTGATAAGCTTGAAAAGCGAACACAAAAGGCAATGCTTAAACTTATGG GGGAACAAGAGAAGCAAAAGCAATTGGATAGAGATGGCGGAAATGGTGGAGAAGACTAG